One segment of Desulfovibrio sp. DNA contains the following:
- a CDS encoding restriction endonuclease PLD domain-containing protein has translation MKILSGKEIQKAVHSCKPSRVAVAFIGRDWNTFIPDAQNLQTVIVSPTLGSNPDAITDIAKQLGWNKIYFLNELHAKIYIGEESAVVGSANLTQNGLSGEGLVELCVELSCEKNLHELCRFFDGLKAQAQEQYPTEISKLAQLKKLKTAWNSAFVNNITSDKHSTVCSFADFELLGDDDFYVVWYQPEPATYSEEVESIRADMNNDMHFASDDRVEKDHWALIWRYSDNSGAPRAMKPEWMYIHEIFENGVIDEEYEYTKCAIERKIKKPIPPFELTSDVKAAFKKAVVDKDIAKYMIQKGVFRLETAKKGLPLLISRMKKYLEQDKDSATS, from the coding sequence ATGAAAATATTGTCTGGAAAAGAAATTCAGAAGGCAGTGCATTCGTGCAAACCGTCTAGAGTGGCCGTTGCATTTATAGGCAGAGACTGGAACACATTTATTCCTGACGCGCAAAATCTTCAGACGGTGATAGTTTCGCCTACGCTAGGCAGTAATCCTGATGCCATTACAGATATTGCAAAGCAGCTGGGCTGGAATAAGATTTATTTTCTCAATGAGTTGCACGCCAAAATATATATTGGAGAAGAATCGGCTGTTGTTGGCAGCGCCAATCTCACACAAAATGGGCTCAGTGGTGAGGGCTTGGTTGAGTTGTGCGTTGAGTTAAGCTGTGAAAAAAATTTGCATGAACTCTGCAGATTTTTTGATGGGTTAAAAGCGCAAGCACAAGAGCAATACCCTACCGAAATTTCTAAGCTGGCACAGCTGAAAAAACTTAAAACAGCCTGGAATTCCGCGTTTGTCAACAACATCACCTCAGATAAACACAGCACTGTCTGCTCTTTTGCAGATTTTGAACTGCTTGGAGATGATGATTTTTATGTGGTTTGGTATCAGCCTGAACCCGCGACGTATTCTGAAGAGGTAGAGAGCATTAGGGCTGATATGAATAATGATATGCACTTTGCATCTGACGACAGGGTTGAGAAGGATCATTGGGCGCTTATCTGGCGGTACAGTGATAATAGTGGTGCGCCGAGAGCCATGAAACCTGAGTGGATGTATATTCATGAAATTTTTGAAAATGGCGTGATCGACGAGGAATACGAATACACAAAATGCGCCATTGAAAGGAAAATTAAAAAGCCAATCCCACCTTTTGAACTGACAAGTGACGTAAAAGCGGCTTTTAAAAAGGCTGTAGTTGATAAAGATATTGCAAAATATATGATTCAAAAGGGTGTATTTCGTCTGGAAACCGCAAAAAAAGGTCTGCCGCTGCTCATAAGCAGGATGAAAAAATATTTGGAGCAGGACAAAGATTCAGCCACAAGCTAG